The bacterium genome includes a region encoding these proteins:
- a CDS encoding dienelactone hydrolase family protein — protein sequence MAKARRNFSMQSYWEKIAEDWEPFLKFKGRTKSDWTSWRKSAYPKFLELLGKFPKKVQLQAEVESKVEDGDLIRERVVFNSEEFMSVPCQVLRLKKMKADKKNPAIICSHGHGAFGKDPIAGIRSSKEHIAFINEHNHNYGEQMAKAGFLTISPDLRVFGERRDGHNPFPGRDACNVNFVKGALLGIYPLTLNIWDMKCCIDYLETRSEVDKKRIGMMGLSQGGTMTTFTAAAEPRIKAADIIGYVNPWQGFGIKRANFCGSQIVPDIYRYFDTDDIAGLIAPRPLLLEMGIYDNCFFIHDMLKGYEGVKKIYKAADAENKLWADIHPGPHAFAGNKAFVFFKKYL from the coding sequence ATGGCTAAAGCAAGACGTAATTTTTCTATGCAGAGTTATTGGGAAAAGATAGCTGAAGACTGGGAGCCGTTTCTAAAATTTAAAGGTAGAACTAAATCTGACTGGACTAGCTGGAGGAAGAGTGCTTATCCGAAATTTTTAGAGCTATTGGGAAAATTCCCTAAAAAAGTTCAACTGCAGGCAGAAGTAGAGTCAAAAGTAGAGGACGGTGATCTAATTAGGGAAAGAGTGGTATTTAATTCCGAGGAGTTTATGTCTGTCCCCTGTCAGGTCTTAAGGCTGAAGAAGATGAAGGCGGATAAGAAAAACCCTGCCATTATCTGCAGCCATGGACATGGTGCTTTTGGAAAAGATCCAATAGCAGGAATCCGTTCTTCAAAAGAACATATAGCTTTTATTAATGAACATAACCATAACTATGGCGAACAGATGGCTAAGGCTGGTTTTTTGACCATAAGTCCAGATCTGCGAGTTTTTGGAGAACGCAGAGACGGTCATAACCCTTTCCCGGGCAGAGATGCCTGTAATGTCAATTTTGTTAAGGGAGCTCTATTAGGAATCTATCCACTTACCCTAAATATCTGGGACATGAAGTGCTGCATTGATTACTTAGAAACAAGGTCTGAGGTTGATAAAAAACGTATTGGCATGATGGGGCTCTCTCAAGGTGGCACTATGACCACCTTTACTGCAGCTGCTGAACCAAGGATTAAGGCTGCGGATATTATTGGTTATGTAAATCCTTGGCAGGGATTTGGTATAAAAAGAGCCAATTTCTGCGGTTCTCAGATTGTGCCTGATATTTATCGCTATTTTGATACTGATGACATTGCTGGCTTAATCGCACCTCGACCTCTTCTTTTGGAGATGGGAATTTATGATAATTGCTTTTTTATTCATGACATGCTTAAAGGTTATGAGGGAGTTAAAAAAATTTATAAAGCAGCTGATGCAGAGAATAAACTCTGGGCTGATATTCATCCCGGCCCCCATGCCTTTGCCGGGAATAAAGCTTTTGTATTTTTTAAAAAATACCTATAA
- a CDS encoding prepilin-type N-terminal cleavage/methylation domain-containing protein, with amino-acid sequence MLTKIRKVLGNRKSFTLIELLVVIAIIALLASVLLPALSKAREMGRRAKCISNLRQMHTMLMMYASDWDDYLPMGYGGAGYTWCEQLQMYGAKFGNKGVSSVLFCKSNPNAMMATGAFPGYSVNYAYNLYFGNTDFLPRQLRLSKISIPTEKMIACDGGEDINGGAHYRISNSSRVGHVHNDGANFLFCDGHVSWYAEGDVDDDRWSLP; translated from the coding sequence ATGTTAACTAAAATCAGGAAAGTTTTGGGAAACAGGAAAAGTTTTACGCTCATTGAGCTTTTGGTCGTGATAGCCATAATAGCTCTGCTTGCATCAGTGCTTTTGCCTGCATTATCAAAAGCAAGGGAGATGGGAAGACGGGCAAAATGCATCAGTAATCTAAGACAGATGCATACAATGCTTATGATGTATGCATCGGATTGGGATGACTATTTGCCAATGGGTTATGGTGGCGCTGGTTATACATGGTGTGAGCAATTACAAATGTACGGCGCTAAATTCGGCAATAAAGGGGTTAGTTCAGTATTGTTTTGCAAAAGTAATCCAAATGCTATGATGGCAACAGGTGCATTTCCTGGATATAGTGTCAACTATGCTTATAACCTGTATTTTGGAAATACTGATTTCTTGCCTAGGCAGTTAAGACTATCTAAGATTAGCATTCCCACAGAGAAAATGATAGCGTGTGATGGTGGGGAAGATATTAATGGAGGAGCACATTATCGAATAAGCAATAGTTCTAGAGTTGGTCATGTGCATAACGATGGCGCAAATTTTCTTTTCTGTGACGGACACGTTAGCTGGTACGCAGAGGGCGACGTAGATGATGACCGGTGGTCTCTTCCTTAA
- a CDS encoding Gfo/Idh/MocA family oxidoreductase produces MKKRYALVGTGGRGVAMFARPIVEKYKKQAELVAMCDVNPKRLELANSIIKRHVPTYTNFDKMLKEVKFDTLIVATKDSTHHEFIIRALETGHDVITEKPMTIDDEKCRAILGAEKKSEKKVTVTFNYRYVPYVTRIKELLCKGIIGDIISVDFSYYLDTSHGADYFRRWHRRKENSGGLLVHKATHHFDLVNWFLDDEPEEVFARGALRFYGHTREDRSERCLTCKYKKTCEFYFDIEKKELNKNFYRKAEDEDKYYRDRCVFSDEIDIEDTMSVCVAYKKSTFLNYSLNAFLPYEGWRMSLNGKKGRLEAEEFHSFPGGIPEEKQIRIYPLFKKPRIIKVPKAAGGHGGGDERLEDMLFKERIPDPLGHQAGSWGGAMSILIGIAGNKSIKTGKPVKIKSLL; encoded by the coding sequence ATGAAAAAAAGATATGCTTTGGTCGGAACAGGCGGGCGTGGAGTAGCTATGTTTGCCAGACCTATTGTTGAAAAGTATAAGAAACAAGCAGAACTTGTTGCCATGTGTGATGTCAATCCGAAGAGACTGGAACTTGCTAATAGCATTATAAAACGCCATGTCCCAACTTATACTAATTTTGATAAGATGCTCAAAGAAGTCAAATTTGATACGCTTATTGTTGCTACAAAGGATTCAACCCACCATGAGTTTATTATTAGGGCTCTGGAGACCGGACATGATGTTATTACTGAAAAGCCAATGACAATCGATGATGAGAAATGCAGAGCTATACTTGGAGCTGAGAAAAAGAGTGAAAAAAAAGTTACAGTTACTTTCAATTACCGTTATGTTCCATATGTAACACGCATAAAAGAACTTCTTTGTAAAGGTATTATTGGTGATATTATCTCGGTTGATTTTAGCTATTATCTGGACACCTCACACGGAGCAGATTATTTTCGCAGATGGCACAGGAGAAAGGAAAATTCAGGCGGGCTTCTTGTCCACAAAGCAACGCATCACTTTGATCTGGTTAACTGGTTTTTAGATGATGAGCCTGAAGAGGTATTTGCCAGAGGGGCATTGAGATTTTACGGTCATACCAGAGAAGATAGAAGCGAGAGGTGTTTGACATGTAAGTATAAAAAGACCTGCGAGTTTTATTTTGATATTGAAAAGAAAGAACTGAATAAAAACTTTTATCGTAAGGCAGAAGACGAAGATAAATATTACAGGGATAGATGTGTATTCAGTGATGAAATTGATATTGAGGATACAATGTCAGTGTGTGTGGCCTATAAAAAGAGCACATTCTTAAATTATAGCCTTAATGCCTTTCTGCCTTATGAAGGATGGAGGATGTCTTTGAATGGGAAAAAAGGAAGGCTTGAAGCAGAGGAGTTTCATAGTTTTCCGGGAGGCATACCTGAGGAGAAGCAAATAAGGATTTACCCATTATTTAAGAAGCCGAGAATTATCAAGGTTCCTAAAGCTGCGGGCGGACATGGCGGAGGGGATGAAAGGCTTGAGGATATGCTTTTTAAAGAGAGGATTCCAGATCCTCTGGGGCATCAGGCTGGTTCATGGGGTGGAGCTATGTCTATATTGATTGGAATTGCCGGAAATAAGTCTATAAAGACGGGAAAACCTGTTAAGATTAAATCATTACTTTGA